One Nicotiana sylvestris chromosome 12, ASM39365v2, whole genome shotgun sequence genomic window carries:
- the LOC104246748 gene encoding uncharacterized protein yields MGAWRSSGDASAMWTTTAQCIREVAREVLGISKGYSGGHKGDWWWNRDVQGKVETKKAAYLKLVESVDEEEKMENREHYMLAKKMAKLAFTAANTTTFSYLYEELEGRSRDKRLFKLAKAREKKAGDLDQVKYIKDEEGRVLLDEGLIYRRWQTHFHSLLNKEGDKSIVLGDLELSGSHYDFGYYRRIRIDEFEGSMRKMRRGKATGLDEIPVEFWKSVGKAGLEWLTRLFNVIFRAKKMPGE; encoded by the coding sequence ATGGGGGCTTGGAGGAGTAGTGGTGACGCAAGCGCTATGTGGACTACGACTGCGCAGTGCATTAGGGAAGTCGCGAGAGAGGTATTAGGGATCTCAAAGGGTTACTCTGGTGGTCATaagggagactggtggtggaatagAGATGTGCAAGGAAAAGTGGAAACCAAAAAAGCAGCGTATCTGAAGCTAGTGGAAAGTGTAGACGAGGAGGAGAAGATGGAAAATAGGGAGCATTATATGTTGGCTAAGAAAATGGCAAAGCTAGCATTTACGGCGGCCAATACTACAACATTTAGTTATTTGTATGAGGAACTCGAGGGCCGGAGTAGAGATAAGAGGTTGTTCAAGTTAGCCAAGGCACGAGAAAAGAAGGCGGGTGACTTGGACCAAGTGAAGTATATCAAGGATGAAGAAGGTAGAGTTTTGTTGGATGAAGGGCTTATCTATCGAAGATGGCAGACCCATTTCCATAGCCTCTTGAACAAGGAGGGGGACAAGAGCATTGTATTGGGTGATTTGGAACTCTCCGGAAGTCATTATGACTTTGGGTATTATAGGAGGATTAGAATTGATGAATTTGAGGGgtctatgcgtaagatgagaaggggtaAAGCGACCGGGCTGGATGAAATCCCAGTGGAGTTTTGGAAGAGTGTGGGCAAGGCAGGCTTAGAGTGGCTCACTaggttatttaatgtcatttttagAGCGAAGAAGATGCCCGGAGAGTGA